The genomic window AATGCCGCATAAATACCACCTGCGTGTACAGAAACAGAGCGATTGCTCGATTCATCAAAAATGAAGTTGCCTGGGAGAGATTCGATATTGCCATCAAAAATCAAACCGACGGCTTCTTTATTTTTATTGATGATAGCACTTCCAGAATTGCCGCCAATGATGTCGTTTGTCGAAACAAAGTTCATCGGTGCTTTGAGCAATTCTACAGGAGGATTTTGCCATCTTGCAGGAAGAGCGAAAGGGTATTTTCCGTCGAAAGAAGTATTTCTGTCGTAAAGTCCGTAATACGAAGTTTTGTATGGAGCGGTAGTTCCGTTATAATCATACGCTTTTACAAGACCATCTGCCAATCTCAATGTAAAAGTCGCATCTGGTGGTAAATTATTGCCTTTTACTTTGAAAACATGGTTAGCAATCTTTGCTTCCAAAGCACGTCTGCGGGCAAGGGTAGACTGGAATGCATTGACGGCTTCATTAAATTTTGGTACTATTTGCCTGGAGACATCAAGTAAAGGGTCATTGTATTTCTTGAATTTGTCTGCCGGCTTTTCCAAAATTTTGCTCAACTCCTTGGTGCTGGTAAAATCTGTCTTGTCCAATATTTTTTCCACTCTGGCCATTGGCGATTTTCCATCTAACACTTTATCGACATACTTGAATTCCGGATGCTCGAAATCTTTAAGCTCTTGCAAATACAAGGCAAAAAGTTCTTTTTCTTTTGGTTCGTTCAATTTGGCAGAAAGGTTTGTAATGTCTTTTCTAAGTTTTTCAATATTCGGTCCATTGTTGGGTTTTTCCATTGCAGCTTCGTATTGACCCAAAACATGGATCAACTTTGCTCCAGCGCCTTTGATATCACTAGGTGAAGCTAAAGTAACGGTAGAGCCATATTTTCGAAGGCCATCTACTATTTTGCCGAGCTCATTCCAAGGGTCTTCACCTTTTAGTTTGGTTTTAGAGCGAATTTCGTCTTCAGTAGCCTTTTTTCTGGTCATCAAAGCAGGAGTTTTTAACCCACCCAATATGCCTGTAAATGCTTTCATACTATTGGAAAGTCCAAAGATGTCGTTGAGAAGATCGACGTTTGGATTTTTTTCATATTCTTTAAGCATCATATTGTGTCTGCTGGTCAACATGGCAATTTGAGCAGGGAAACGAATGTCTCTATCATATTCCAGTTGTTTATAAGTACGATAACGCTCTGTATTGCCCGGATTTCCCACTACAAATACGGGTTCGCCTTCTTTCGCGCCTTCAATGTTAAATTTAAAATAATGGTCTGATGTGTTTAAAGGATTTCCATTTTCATCATAAGCTCTCCAAAAAGTGCAGTCTAGATCATAGCGCGGATAGGTGAAGTTGTCAGGTGCTCCACCGAAGAATCCAAGATCTGTTTCAGGGATGAAAACGAGGCGGATGTCGTTGTATTTTTTGTATCCATACATACTGAATTTTCCACCACTGTAGTAAGTAACTGTTTGCAATCGGAGCCCTTTCCAACCGTCTTTCATTGAATATTCCCGGGAGATCTGGGCCAATGCACTATCTCTGTAAACAGCCCTTTCATTGTCATCTTTTGCTTTGTCCATTTGGCTTAGCACTTTGTCGGATATATCGTCTACCATGATCAATTGTTCAACGAACAGTCCTTCTGATTTTCTCTCGTCCGCGAGAGTGGCAGCATAAAAACCGTTCTTCTCAAAATCTTCGCCCTCTTTTTGTAAAGCCGGAGCGACATCTCGGGAGCAGTGGTGATTCGTCATGATCAATCCGTTAGGAGATACAAATGAGGCACTACACCATGAAGCAAACCTTAATGCTGACTTGCGTACATCTGAGTACCAATCATCAGGTGGAGTAAATCCGTAAGCTTCTTTGAACCATTCTTTTGGTGGATTTTCAAAAGTCCACATCTTGCCGTAATCAAATCTTTGCGGTTTGGACAGGTCTTGTTGTGCCTGAACTTGGACTAAAGTACATAGCCCGACGATAATGACTAAAAGTTGTTTTTGCATGAAATAATATTTGTATTGTTTTGCGCGGCAAATATATGGCAAAAACCCTTGCAAATGCGATAATTCAGGGCTTTGCCTGCTGCCGGATTTCGATTTTCGTTACTTCGCTTCTTCAAAAGCTTCTTCGATGGATCTTCTGGTTATGGGATGATAGCTTGATTTTGCTTGAGCATAAAGCTCCTCGGCTTCTTTTCTGAATCCTACTTTGATCATATTCTCATAAATAGGAAGTACGAATTTGCGTCTTCCTGTGTGGAGCAAAAATTCAGTTGCAGATGGGATAATATTTTTTCTGTATCCGGATTCAAGACCAAATTGAATCCATGCAAAGCGAATTTCGGCATTTGCAGTTTTTGAGAATGAATAGCTCTCGTCAATGAGTTTGATGCTGTCGGACATCATCGTGACCGGCAACTGTCGGATAAAATGCAACCATTCGTGGGTGGACCAATTTGTTGTCATCGCTTTGGATGGATTTTGACCAGACTTCCATTTGTCTGCAAAGATGTCTACCGCTTTGAACCGATTGACCTGGTAAGAAGGCATAAATGCTGGCATACCGGTTCCGTACAACCAACTATCGACGTCATGGATAGCACTGCTGTCATTATTTAAAAGATGAACGGATAGAAAATCTCTAAATTTTTCGGTTGTCATAGATGAAAACTCAAACTGGTGAAAATAAGTCTTCAGGAAAGTATCAAACGCCGGTCTTCCATATTTCTCTTCGAGATATCTCAAAAAGATTTTGCCTTTTTCGTAAGCGATATCGGAAAGTCCATCTTCAGGATTGGAATAATTTCCTTTAAGTTTGGTCAATGGGTTGTCAGTGCCATAATCTACCAGAGTTTTTTGAAGGTCTTGATAACCCAGTAAACTCAACATATCTGCATATTCTTTGCCGTAAAGTTGTTCCATGATACGACTTTCAAAATATGTGGTAAATCCTTCGTTGAGCCAGAAGTCATTCCAGGTAGAATTGGTTACAAGATTGCCTGACCAGGAATGCGCAAGCTCATGAGCCAAAAGACTTGTGAGGGAGCGATCTCCTACCAGAATGGTTGGAGTAGCAAAAGTCAACATAGGATTTTCCATGCCTCCAAACGGAAAACTTGATGGAAGGACGATCACATCATACCTTCCCCAAGGGTAGTGGCCATATAGTTCTTCTGCAGTAATCAGCATTTTTTCAAGATCAGCAAATTCATAGTGAGCTCTTTCCAAAACTCCGGGTTCCGCATATACTCCTGTCCTTGGTCCTATCGGTTTGAATGCAAAATCTCCGGCAGCAAGAGCCATGAGATAAGCCGGGATGGGGATATCCATTTTGAATTGGTAAATCCCAGAACTTTGTTTCTCAGTTGGATTCCTTGCACTCATGGCAGCCATCATTCCCACAGGTACTTCTACAGTGGCATCATAAGTAAAACGGATGCCTGGACCGTCTTGGCAAGGGACCCAGCTGCGTGCGAAAATAGATTGGCTCTGAGTGAAGAAAAAGGGTAGTTTTTTACTGGCAGTCAACTCCGGATCCATCCACTGTAGCGCCAATGCTTCGGGTGAAGTTTTGTAATATACTGTCACTAAATCTGTTTGTTTGTCAACAGGTATAATCATTGGTTGTCCAAGGATGCTGTCAGTAATTCCGTTGGCAAATTTTGCAGTGTTCTTTTGACCTCCTGCACTGACAAATACTGAATCAATCTGTAGACCGAGATTATCTAAAATAAACTCGTTTCCATGTGGTAAGCTTAAAGTAAAATCAACTCTGCCTTCAATTATTTTTTTCTCAAAATTCAATTTCAGATTCAGATTAAGGTGCTTTGCCGCAGTTATATCAGGTCTGCTAAAGCTATGAGGATCCGGTCTTTGACCTAAAGCTTGTGGTGAATAATCTTTGCCGGGTTTGCATTCAAAAAAAAGGAAAGTTACGATCAATAAATAGAAAGTAATTTTCAAAATGAGGCCAAATCTGTTTATAAACATGGATGTGAGTTTCTGAAAATTAAACGCCAAATTGTGTGAGATGATGGTCAAGATGTTTAGCAAACATATTGTTCCACTCATTAGAATTGAGTTTGCCAAAAGAATGTGATTCTTTGCCATCAAAATAAGATTCTCCAAGCTCTTGTATGCGGCGGAGATAATTGATCAATCTTGTTTTTTCTGCTGCCAGATTGTATTCACCGGTTTTCAGAAAAGCTGGTGATGTTTTGAGGTTTTTTTTGTAAGGTGCTGTTCCTGTAACCGTTTTTTTAACGATTGTTTTTAGCAGGAGCTGCATCAACAAACCAGGCTTGGGGTGAATATTTTCATATACCAGTTCATAAGTGACACAGCAATGAGCGATCATTTGGGCAGCATTCATTTTTCCCCATTGAGGGTTTGTAGTGTCTTGAATTTTTTGAATTCTTGAGATAAATTGTTCAGTAACTTCAGAAGAAAAAATATTTGGAATTGGCATGTTGTTTTAAATTGTTCCGCAAATGTAATTAGTTTTTGAAGATAATACCTGTTTGAGCTGAAGAGACATAATAGTATAGTCCAGTTGGAAAGTCTGCCAAGTGGATGATTTCAGAATTTTTATCCTTAAAGATTTTTTTAAGAATAGCATGCCCCTGGAAATCTGAGATCAGCAATAGCTCACCACTTTTATCCGGAGTAAAACTCCATTCATTACCCACGAGCAAGATTCCTGATTTTTTTTGAAAGTAGGGATGGTCTAGAATTTTTGAAGGGAAGGACATTTCGTAAGCACCAATATCAGGTTTTGTGTCCATTCTTCTACTAGTATAATTGGTGTCTGGAATGAAGGAATGATCTGGTCGTAAATAGTATGAGCCAATTGAATCCAAAATGATTATACCCTGATCTATGAGAGGAGAGTTTTGAGTAAGATTGTAATCTCCATTAGCCACATCGCGAAACTGAGCATCATTCAAATTTGCAAATATTCTGTTGGCTGCTGTATCCAACATTGAAATGCTACCATTGATCAAACCACCTGTAATTGTGCCACCGAAAAAATTATTTTTTGCGAATAATTTTTCAGTACCATTTGCTACTTGAATAAAGTTGCCCTTATTTTTTTTATTGATCAATGTGTTGTTTACCAAATACACTTGATGGGGTGCCTTGTTATTGAGTCCTTCTAATCCGTAACCGAACAGATTGTTGTTGGCAGAAAAATTTCCCTGTTCTATAATGTTTCCGATAAAAATTGATATGCCTCCATTTGGTAAGTCAATATTTCTGCTGTCATTGGATGCAATATTTCCTATATAATTGTAAGCTACAAAATTGAATTTTGCCCTTGATTTTAATTCATGACCCTCTGCATTTGCATCAATGGTAGTTGAATATTTTAAACTGAAAGTATCGATATGTCCCACGTAAATATTGTGCTGGTAGCCTGGATTCATTTCGCTCCCATTTTGTTTAAAATAACATTGCTCCATATGGACTGAACAAGAATCAATGGCGCCACACAGAAAGCCCATTTCATTGTCAGAAAAAATGCATTGTCGTATCATTATATTTTTACCTTCTAATCTGATTCCTGCTCCATTATGGTCAACTACTTTACAATTTTGGAAATGTAATGATTGGATGATGCAATGATTGCCTGCAATCACAAAAATTCCTTTGCCATTGCTCTGATCTGTTGCAATTTTGTTTCCAGCCCTTAAAACAGGAAAACCTGATGTTGATTTGATCAATAATCTATTTTGTCTCCATACGACTTGTGGCACATCCTCATACAAGGCTGAATCAATGGATATTGTATCACCTGAATTGACTTGAGCTTGAATGGTCCACCAGTTTTTTTCTGGCCGGGTTGGACCGACATACCATATTCTGGCATTCGTTTCAGAAAGGAAAAAAAGTGAGCAGATTAAATAGAAATGAATTCTGGTATGAAAACGTTGATTTGAATGCATATATTTTACAATGGTAAATCTGCTAATCTTCGGATTTTAATTTCTGACATTTTAGCAGCATAGTTGAGTTGAATCGATTGGAGCATTGCATTCTCATACGTTTGTTGTGCAAGATTGAGGTCGAGAATTGTTGATTGGTTTAACTGAAACTTCGTCAACATGATTTCAATCAGTCTGGATGCTTTTTCCAGCGTTAAATTTTGTTCATCACACTGCTTGAGTAAATTATCATGTCTTTCCATTTCAGTTGCAAGCTGTGAAAGTAACTGGATGTACAATAGATTTTTTTGAAACTCCAGATTTTCGGATTGCAAAGCAGCAATTTTACTTTGATTTTTCCAAACTCCTCCGTTGTAAATCGGTATATTCATACTGAGTCCGATAGCAGGTCCATAATTTTGGTTCACCAGATTAAATCCTGCCGAATTTTGAATTCTATTGAAATTGTAACTTCCATTTAATCTTATTGCAGGATATTTTGAAGCCTCAATTTCTTTTTGTATTTTGCGTTGGATGAGGATAGAGGACTCAGCAATATTCAAAAGACTTGTGGAATTTAGCTTGGCTTCAAGATCTGAATAAGCTGGTAACCTTTGATGAGCTAAAGTATCAGTAAGATTATAAACTTTTGAGGGATGTTCCGCCATGACCATCAATAGTTCTTTTTTTGCGGTGGCAATATTTGTATTCTGTAGATCAATAATGGTTTTCAGGTTGTTCCATTCAATTTGTACCTGAAGTAAATCTGCCTCGTTGGCATATCCTGCATTTATTCTTGCTTGTATTAAATCTTTTTTTCTGGTGGCTAAATTTAAATTTTTAGTGTACTGATTTTGAAGTTCTTCCGCCTCCAGGACTTTGTAATATGCAGCATTCACATTTGCCCTTAATTCTAAGATTTCGTCTTCCAAAATAAGTTTATTTTGCTTGACCAATTCTTCAAATTTAGCTTTACTCGCTCGCACTTTGAATCCATTAAATACCAAAATACCTGCATTCAGGTTTGAATTAAAACTATTTCCTGTCGCATTTTTTTGATTGATGGTCACTCCACTGCTCAATTCTTGCTGAATATTATTCAGTGTAAAATTTTGATTAACATTTCCAGTAATTAAAGGTAAACCACCTGCATTTCCATAAGTATTGCTGAGTTCTGCAATCTCTACTTGGTTTGAAAGAATTTTTACCTGAAAATTATTTTCAATCGCTTTATTTACTGCATCATTCAAACTCAGGTTTTGAGCATACATGAAGCAGGAACTCATTATGAGGGAAACAGCCGGGAGAAGCATAGATTTAAAAGTCATCTGTGTGCTTGTGTTTTGGTGATGACATGAGGAGATACATCGACGGGATAACGTATAATGTCAGAAGCAATGAAAATAAAATTCCACCTACGATAACCACACCTAATGGAACCCGGCTAGTAGCAGCTGCTCCCAAGCTTAGGGCAATCGGTAAAGCACCAAGCGATGTCGCCAAACTGGTCATGAGTATAGGTCGCAGCCTGGAGGTCGCTGCGGTAATGGTTGCTTCCAATTTTTGAATTCCTTGTTCGCGCTTTTGATTTGCAAATTCCACAATCAGAATTCCATTTTTGGTAACCAATCCTATCAGGGTAATCATACCTATTTGTGAAAAAATATTGAGCGTTTGTCCAAATAATTTTAAACTGAGCAATGCACCGGCCAATGCCAGTGGCACCGTGATCATAATGATAAATGGATCTCTGAAACTTTCAAATTGTGCAGCAAGAATTAAGTATATCAACATTAAGGCTAGGACGAATGCTACAAGGGTATTCGAAGAGCTTTCTTCAAAATCCCTTGAGGGACCGCTGAGGGATGTTTGAAAACTGTCGTCTAACAACTGGCTCGCAATCTCTCGCATAGCTTTAACTCCATCACCTATAGTTTTGCCGTCAGCTAAACTTGCAGATATCGTAGCAGCATTGTATCTGTTAAACTGAAATAATGTAGGAGGACTGGCAGAATTGCGCATTTGTATGACTGCGGAGAGAGGTATATTTTCTCCTCTTTGATTGCGCACGTATAACTTGAGAATATCTTCCGGTTTTTGTCGATCAGACAGGTCGACTTGACTGATGACCTGATACTGATTACCTTTTGAAATATAATACGCTAGTCTTCTGCCACTGAACGCACTTTGGATAACATCGGAAATATCTTGGACAGTCAGCCCAAGATTGCGCGCTTTGAGCCTGTCAAATGTAATTTCTGTTTCCGGTTTATTGAATTTCAAATTCACATCTACATTCTGAAAAATTTTGTCCGCTCTTGCCCTTTCTACAAATTCCGGGATAATATTTTTTAATTTTTCAAAATCCAAGTTCTGGAGTACAAATTGGATGGGCAATGCACCTCTGCTTGCCAGACCAACAGAAATAGTTTGCTCCTCTATTGCAAAAATCCTCGCAGCATTATATCTGGATAACTTTTTGGAGACCATTTTTGCAATATCACTTTGAGTCATATCTCTTTCCTGTGGAGCCGTGAGCCCAATGCGACCCATACCGCTGTTGACCCCGGTACTATTAAATCCAGGAATTGATAAAAATGAAAATGTACGGTGAGGAACGGAATCAATCAAGAAATTTTCGACCTCATTGCCTACTCTTCTCATGTATTCAAAGCTTGCACCTTCCGGTCCTGACATCTGTAGACGCATCGTGCTACGATCTTCCATAGGAGCTAGTTCACTTTGAATACTTGTACCGATCCAAAAAATCAATCCAATACATGCCAGGATAATAGCAATAGATATAAATTTCCATTTTACAAAAGTCTGCAAGCTATTTTTATAAGCACTCTCCATTTTTCTAAAAAAGGGTTCTGTTCTCTCATAGAATTTTCCATGTCCTCTGTTGTCTCTAGTCAATAACACATTCAAGACCGGTGT from Saprospiraceae bacterium includes these protein-coding regions:
- a CDS encoding DUF1569 domain-containing protein, producing MPIPNIFSSEVTEQFISRIQKIQDTTNPQWGKMNAAQMIAHCCVTYELVYENIHPKPGLLMQLLLKTIVKKTVTGTAPYKKNLKTSPAFLKTGEYNLAAEKTRLINYLRRIQELGESYFDGKESHSFGKLNSNEWNNMFAKHLDHHLTQFGV
- a CDS encoding M1 family metallopeptidase, producing the protein MFINRFGLILKITFYLLIVTFLFFECKPGKDYSPQALGQRPDPHSFSRPDITAAKHLNLNLKLNFEKKIIEGRVDFTLSLPHGNEFILDNLGLQIDSVFVSAGGQKNTAKFANGITDSILGQPMIIPVDKQTDLVTVYYKTSPEALALQWMDPELTASKKLPFFFTQSQSIFARSWVPCQDGPGIRFTYDATVEVPVGMMAAMSARNPTEKQSSGIYQFKMDIPIPAYLMALAAGDFAFKPIGPRTGVYAEPGVLERAHYEFADLEKMLITAEELYGHYPWGRYDVIVLPSSFPFGGMENPMLTFATPTILVGDRSLTSLLAHELAHSWSGNLVTNSTWNDFWLNEGFTTYFESRIMEQLYGKEYADMLSLLGYQDLQKTLVDYGTDNPLTKLKGNYSNPEDGLSDIAYEKGKIFLRYLEEKYGRPAFDTFLKTYFHQFEFSSMTTEKFRDFLSVHLLNNDSSAIHDVDSWLYGTGMPAFMPSYQVNRFKAVDIFADKWKSGQNPSKAMTTNWSTHEWLHFIRQLPVTMMSDSIKLIDESYSFSKTANAEIRFAWIQFGLESGYRKNIIPSATEFLLHTGRRKFVLPIYENMIKVGFRKEAEELYAQAKSSYHPITRRSIEEAFEEAK
- a CDS encoding TolC family protein is translated as MSSCFMYAQNLSLNDAVNKAIENNFQVKILSNQVEIAELSNTYGNAGGLPLITGNVNQNFTLNNIQQELSSGVTINQKNATGNSFNSNLNAGILVFNGFKVRASKAKFEELVKQNKLILEDEILELRANVNAAYYKVLEAEELQNQYTKNLNLATRKKDLIQARINAGYANEADLLQVQIEWNNLKTIIDLQNTNIATAKKELLMVMAEHPSKVYNLTDTLAHQRLPAYSDLEAKLNSTSLLNIAESSILIQRKIQKEIEASKYPAIRLNGSYNFNRIQNSAGFNLVNQNYGPAIGLSMNIPIYNGGVWKNQSKIAALQSENLEFQKNLLYIQLLSQLATEMERHDNLLKQCDEQNLTLEKASRLIEIMLTKFQLNQSTILDLNLAQQTYENAMLQSIQLNYAAKMSEIKIRRLADLPL
- a CDS encoding efflux RND transporter permease subunit, translating into MNLSELALKRPVLATVMNILLVLFGVIGFMRLGVREYPAIDPPTVNVRTNYAGANAEIIKSQITEPLEKTINGIPGIRALTSTSSVGNSNITVEFDLSTDLESAANDVREKVSQAIRFLPQDIDAPPVVAKSDANSDFIIIMAIQSPNKSLVELSDYAENVLQNKFQTIPEVSAINIIGQLRPSMRLWVNPDKMNAYQIAFNDITSVLQKENIEIPSGKIYGNQTELTIRTVGRLQSEQDFRDMVIRSNEAGIVRLGDVARVEIAPENLERTWKLNGVTAVGLAVVPQPGANYVKISEEFDKRLQEITNDQKTSDLIFTKLIDNTTNIKKSLNEVKETLVISLSLVILVILFFFRNWKIAIRPLIDIPISLIATFSIMYFAGFSINILTLLGIVLATGLVVDDGIVVTENIFKKLEQGMPIKKAALEGSREIIFAIISTSLTLSVVFLPLLFLEGFVGSLFREFAVVVASAVLISAFVSLTITPVLNVLLTRDNRGHGKFYERTEPFFRKMESAYKNSLQTFVKWKFISIAIILACIGLIFWIGTSIQSELAPMEDRSTMRLQMSGPEGASFEYMRRVGNEVENFLIDSVPHRTFSFLSIPGFNSTGVNSGMGRIGLTAPQERDMTQSDIAKMVSKKLSRYNAARIFAIEEQTISVGLASRGALPIQFVLQNLDFEKLKNIIPEFVERARADKIFQNVDVNLKFNKPETEITFDRLKARNLGLTVQDISDVIQSAFSGRRLAYYISKGNQYQVISQVDLSDRQKPEDILKLYVRNQRGENIPLSAVIQMRNSASPPTLFQFNRYNAATISASLADGKTIGDGVKAMREIASQLLDDSFQTSLSGPSRDFEESSSNTLVAFVLALMLIYLILAAQFESFRDPFIIMITVPLALAGALLSLKLFGQTLNIFSQIGMITLIGLVTKNGILIVEFANQKREQGIQKLEATITAATSRLRPILMTSLATSLGALPIALSLGAAATSRVPLGVVIVGGILFSLLLTLYVIPSMYLLMSSPKHKHTDDF
- a CDS encoding S46 family peptidase: MQKQLLVIIVGLCTLVQVQAQQDLSKPQRFDYGKMWTFENPPKEWFKEAYGFTPPDDWYSDVRKSALRFASWCSASFVSPNGLIMTNHHCSRDVAPALQKEGEDFEKNGFYAATLADERKSEGLFVEQLIMVDDISDKVLSQMDKAKDDNERAVYRDSALAQISREYSMKDGWKGLRLQTVTYYSGGKFSMYGYKKYNDIRLVFIPETDLGFFGGAPDNFTYPRYDLDCTFWRAYDENGNPLNTSDHYFKFNIEGAKEGEPVFVVGNPGNTERYRTYKQLEYDRDIRFPAQIAMLTSRHNMMLKEYEKNPNVDLLNDIFGLSNSMKAFTGILGGLKTPALMTRKKATEDEIRSKTKLKGEDPWNELGKIVDGLRKYGSTVTLASPSDIKGAGAKLIHVLGQYEAAMEKPNNGPNIEKLRKDITNLSAKLNEPKEKELFALYLQELKDFEHPEFKYVDKVLDGKSPMARVEKILDKTDFTSTKELSKILEKPADKFKKYNDPLLDVSRQIVPKFNEAVNAFQSTLARRRALEAKIANHVFKVKGNNLPPDATFTLRLADGLVKAYDYNGTTAPYKTSYYGLYDRNTSFDGKYPFALPARWQNPPVELLKAPMNFVSTNDIIGGNSGSAIINKNKEAVGLIFDGNIESLPGNFIFDESSNRSVSVHAGGIYAALKYIYRAERLAGELSGK